Within Conexibacter woesei DSM 14684, the genomic segment GATGGGTCGTCGAGCAGTCCGCAGACGGCGTCCACGACGTGGTCGACCGGGACGAGGTCGAGGATCGCGTCGGCCGGCGCCGGCACGACCTCCAGGACGCCGGTGACGAGCGCGCGCAACGGCACGTAGACGACGTTGAAGGAGCTGGTCCAGCCCGTGCGCGAGTCGCCGACGACGATGCTGGGGCGCACGATCGCCGCGCCCTCCAGGCGCTCGACGACGCGCTCGGCGCGGTGTTTGGTCCGCTCATAGGTGTTCCGGAACGCGGGCTCCTCGACGGGACCGGCCTCGCGCGCAAGGCCGCGCGCGCGGCCGTGGACGTACGCGGTCGAGACGTGCACGAAGCGGCCCGCGGCGCCGCGCGTGCGCGCGTGCTCGGCCAGCTCGACCATCCGCTCGGTACCGTCGACGTTGATCGCGTGGGCGTTGTCGAGCGCGAGGTCGAAGCGCACCGACGCGGCGCAGTGGACGACGGCGCCGGCCCGCGCGGCGAGCGCGTCGTAGGCCTCCGGCGCGAGGCCGAGCCGCGCGCGCTCGACGTCCGCCGCCAGCACCTCCACGTCCGCGACGACGTCCGCGTCGCCCCACGTGCGCAGGGCGAGCTGCTCCAGCCGCCGGCGCGCCCCGGCGTCGTCGTCGGCGCGCACGAGCGCGGCGACGGGGGCGCCGCGCGCGAGCAGCCGTTCGAGCACCAGCGAGCCGACGAACCCCGTGGCGCCGGTCAGCACCGTGACGTCATCTGCGCGAGCCATGGGGGATCAGTATCCGGGAATGCCGCCGCGGAGCGCGGTCCCCTATCGTCGTCCGCCGGACAACGAGGCGAAGGACATGTGATGGCTGCGATGAAGTGGTGGGGCTGGGGCCTCGAAGGCGTCGAGTTCACGCACGCGGACAAGCCCGAGCTGGCGCCGTTCATCGAGCAGAGGATCGGCCTCGACGTCGCGCGCCCGATCGCGCCGCCAGCCCGCTTCGACGACCTCGACGTGCCGGCGCCGACGCTGCCGCACGGGCTGCGCGCCGCGCTCGAGTCCGCCGTCGGCGCCGAACACGTCAGCGTCGACCCGCTCGACCGCGTCGTGCACGCGCGCGGCAAGTCGATCCGCGACCTCGTCCGCCAGCGCCGCGGCGACCTGCCGCGCGTCCCCGACGCCGTCGTGCGCCCCGCCGGCGAGGACGAGGTCACCGCCGTCCTGCGCGCGGCGCTGGACGCCGACGCCGTCGTGATCCCCTTCGGCGGAGGCACCTCGATCTCCGGCTCGCTGGAGGCGCCCGCGGACGAGCGCCGCCCGGTCCTCTCGGTCGACCTCGGGCGCCTCGACAAGGTGCTCGAGATCGACGAGCACTCGCGCCTGGCGCGCGTCCAGGCCGGCGTCTTCGGCCCGCACCTGGAGGAGCAGCTGAGAGCGCGCGGCTACACGTTCGGGCACTTCCCCGACTCGTTCACGCACTCGACGCTCGGCGGCTGGATCGCGACGCGCTCCTCCGGCATGCAGTCCGACCGCTACGGCGACGTGGCGGACCTGACGAGAGGCCTGCGCGTCGTCACGCCCGCCGGCACGCTCGTGACGCAGCCGGTGCCAGCGACCTCGACCGGCCCGAGCGTCCGCGAGATGGTGCTCGGCAGCGAGGGGCGGCTGGGGATCGTCACGGAGGCGACGGTGCAGGTGCGGCGGCTGCCGCAGGAGCGCAGAATCCTCGGCTACCTGTTCCCGACGTTCGGCGCCGGCCTCGCCGCGATGCGCGAGATCGCCGCGAGCGAGTGCTCGGTCTCCGTGACGCGCGTCTCCGACGCGCCCGAGACGCAGTTCTCGTTCGCCACACGCAAGCGCTCGACGCCGGTCGACAAGCTCAAGTCGAAGGCGCTGACGACGTTCCTGACGCGCCGGCTCGGCTTCCGCCTGGACGAGATGTGCCTCTCGTTCATCGGCTACGAGGGCAGCACGGGCCACGTCGCGGAGCAGCGCAGAGCGGTCGGCAGGATCGTCAAGCGCCACGGCGGGCTCTGCATCGGGTCGAGCCCCGGCGCGCTGTACGACCAGAAGAAGTTCGACACGCCCTACATCCGCGACTTCCTGCTCGACCGCGGCGTCGCCGCCGACGTCTCCGAGACGGCGATGCCGTGGAGCCGGCTGACGCCCGTCTACGACGCGGTGACGGCCGCCGGGCACGCCGCCTTCGCCCGGCTCGGCGTGCGCGGCTACCTGATGTGCCACCTGTCGCACAGCTACCACGGCGGCGCCTGCCTCTACTTCACGTTCGCGTTCGAGCCAGCGCCCGGAAGCGACATGCTGGCCGAGTACGACGTCGTCAAGACCGCGATCCAGCAGGCGTTCGTCGACAACGGCGCGACGCTCTCGCACCACCATGCCGTCGGCACCGAGCACGCGCGCTGGCTGGAGCAGGACCTCTCGGCCCCGGGCGTCGCGATGATCGAGGCGCTCTTCGCCGGGACCGACCCGGGCCGCAACCTGAACCCGGGGAAGATCGTCTGATGGCGGGCGCGAGCTCCGACCGCGCCGACCTCGACCAGCCCTGGGCGCGGGCGCTGCCGGCGCGGGCCGCTCGCGAGCTGATCGTCTGCGGCCTCTTCAACGCGATCATCCGCGCCTACGCACGCACGGAGGTGACGGGCCGCGAGCAGCTGCGCCGGCTCGACGGCCCCGCGATCTTCGTCGCCAACCACTGCAGCCACGCCGACACGCCGGTGCTGCTGCGCGCGCTCCCGCGCCGCCTGCGGCGGCGCACGGCGGTCGCCGCCGCGGCCGACTACTTCTACACCGGCCGGCTGCTCGCGAGCGCGGTCTCGCTCGCGTTCTGCACCGTCCCGCTCGAACGGCGCGCCGGCGGCAGGGGGATCGGCAGCACCGCCGCCCTGGAGCCGCTGATCGACGCCCGCTGGAGCCTCGTCGTCTTCGCCGAGGGGACACGCTCGCGCGACGGCCGCGTCGGGCCGCTGCTCGCGGGCGCGGCGGCGCTGGCCGTCGAGCACGGCCTGCCGCTCGTCCCGGTCCACATCGCCGGCACCCATGCCGCGATGCCGGCCGGCCGCCGCTGGATGACGCGGCCGGCCGGCCGCCGCCTCGCGCGCCACGCGCTGCGCGTCAGCTTCGGCGGGCCGCTCCGCGTCGCGCCGGGCGAGGACCGCTTCGAGGTGATGGAGCGCGTGCGCCTCTTCATGGAGGAGTGCGGGGCGCAGACGACGCCCGACCCGAAACTGGCGGCGCGGCGGGCGGCCGCTGCGGCCGCCGCCGAGACGGCGCGCGTCGCACAGGGGCGGTCGGCCTGATGGCGCGCATCTTCCTGACCGGGGGCGGCGGCTACATCGGCGGCGCGCTGGCGAGCGCGCTGCGCGCCCGCGGCGACGAGGTCGTCGGCCTGGCCCGCAGCGACGCCGCCGCGCGGGCGCTCGCGGCGCGCGACGTGGAGGTCGTGCGTGGCGACGTGCTGGACGCCGCCGCGCTCGCGCGCGGGATGGCCGACTGCGAGCTGGCCTACCACGTCGCGGGCGTCAACTCGCACTGCCCAAAGGACCCCGCGCGGCTGACGCGCGTGAACGTCGTGGGGACCGAGACCGTCGTGCGCGCTGCCGCGCGCGCGGGGATCAGGCGCGTCGTCTTCACCTCGTCGGCCGCGTCGGTCGGCGAGGCGCAGGGCACGGTCGGCACCGAGGAATCGCCGCACCGCGGGTCCTACCTGTCGCTCTACGACCGCTCCAAGCACGACGCCGAGCGCGTCGCCTTCGCCGTCGGCGCGGAGACCGGGGTGGAGGTGCTGGCGCTGAACCCGTCCTCGGTCCAGGGCCCGCCGCGCAAGGGCGGCAACGGCGCGATCATCATCGCCTACCTCAACGGTCGCCTGCGCGCGTTCGTGGAGACACACGTCAGCGTCGTCGACGTGCAGGACGTCGTCGCCGCCCACCTGCTCGCGGCCGCGGGCGGCAGCGCGGGCGAGCGCTACATCCTCAACGGCGCGACGCTCCCCTCCGCCGAGGCGCTCGCGCTCGTCTCCGAGCTGGCGGGGATAGAGGACCGCGTGCCGATGGTGCCGCCGTGGCTGGCGCGCGGCGCCGCGACGCTGGTCGAGTCCACGCTGCGCCTGCGCGGCCGCACCTCGCCGATCTGCCGCGCACGCGTCGACACGATCCTGCACGGGCATCGCTATGACGGCTCGCGCGCGGAGCGCGAGCTGGGCCTGCGCTACACGCCGGTCGCCGAGACGTTCCGCCGCACGATCGCGTGGGCGGTCGAGGAGGGGCTCGTGACGCGGCCGCTGCCGGGGGTTCATCCCGCCGGCTCGCCGCCGTGGGCGACGAGGCCGTAGACGATCAGGGGGTCGATGCGCTGGCCGCCGAGCCGGCCGACGCTCCCCGATCGCCCCGAGACGGCCATGCGGCACCTCGACGCGATCGTGGAGCTTGTGTAGGGCGTCTCGGCGTCGCCTACGCGGCGGCGAGGGCGTCAGAGTCGCCGCCGTCGAACCCACGCATGTACTCGTCCATCAGGTCGGGCTCAGGCAGCCCATCTGGTGAGCCACCCGGAGGCCCTTGTGCTTCCGGATCGCGTCGCCCCCCGGTTGCGACAGGAGCGAATCCAGCGGACCTTCGAGAGATTGCCCACCGCACCGGGGAAAGGCCGGTACGACGGGCGATTCGCGAGATGGCCCAGCGAGGACTCGAACCTCGGACCAACGGATTATGAGTCCGCTGCTCTAACCAACTGAGCTACTGGGCCGTGCTAGATGCGACGCTACCAGAGCGTGGGCGCGCCGGGTGCCTCAACCGTCGGATTCGTCGTGCTCGGCGGCGCGCTCGGACTCCTTGCGCGCCTCGTTCTCCCGCACCGCTCTCTCGGCGGCTCTGTGCCCGACGAACGGGACGAGCGCGCAGTAGACGAGCTGGGGGAGCATCTCGATCAGCTCCTCGGCCGAGTCGCGCAGCAGGCGGGTGTAGATGATCTCGTAGATCCCGCCGACGACTATGTCGGCCGCCAGCTCCGGAACCACGACGCCTCTCGGCGCCTGCTCGCGGCCGGGCTGGAGGAAGTCGACGAAGACGCGCATCGCCGCGTCGCGACGGCCGCGCGCCTCGGTACCGGCGGCGACGACCTCGACGATGCACATGCGTGCGAACGCCGGCTCGGCGACGAGGTAGTTGACGAACGCCTCCAGCCCATCGTGGACGCGGTGGGTCCAGTCGTCGCCGGCATGCTCGTAGGCGTGGCCGACGCCCGCGAGCATCTGCTCGACGACCGTGTCGTACGCCGCGAGGAAGCACTCCTCCTTGTCGGTGAAGTGCTCGTAGAAGGTCCGGCGCGACAGCCGCGCCCGCGCGATGATGTCCGCGACGGTCGTCGTCGCGTAGCCCTGCTCGGCGACCGCCTCGGCGACCGCGAGCAGCATCCGCTCCCGCTGGTTGTGGACGACGAAGCGGCGCGGAAGCCCGTGCCGTCCGCGTGGAAGGCGCTGCGGCGAGCGATCGGAGGCGGCGGGCACCTCGCGACCATAGACGCGCTCAGAAAACATCCTTGTCCCCGTCCGATCGACCTTGTTCCGGCGCGACTTTCAGCAGGGGGTCGGTCTCGATTCCGAGCGTGCGCGCCGTCTCGACCCGCACCGCGCCGGCGCGCACGGCGCCGACGAACGGCGCCAGCCAGACGTACAAGACGTCCGGCAGCAGGGAGGGGAGCGTCGCCGTCTCGCGGTTGAGGATGCGCGCGTAGATCACCTCGTAGATCCCGCCGACGAGGACTTCGGTGAGAACGGGCGGGACGTCGGTGCCGCCGTCCGCGTCGCCGTGCCCGCCTTCGAGGACGCTGCCGAACGAGCGCATCGCGGCGTCGCGCCGCGCGAGCGCGCGCGGGCCCGCGGCGAGCACCTCGACGACGCACAGCCAGGCCAGCTCCGGCTCCGCGGCGGCGAACCCGAGGAACGCGGCGAAGCCCGCCTCCAGCGCGGCCTGGCGACTGGTCGCCGACGCCGTCGCCTCGCGCACGCGTGCCATCACCTGCTCGACCGTCGCGTCGTACGCCGCGAGGAAGCAGTCCTCCTTGTTGGCGAAGTGCTCGTAGAAGCTGTTGCGCGAGACGCCCGCGGCCGCGACGACCTTGCTGACGGACGTCGCGCGGTAGCCCTCCTCGCTGACGACCTCCGCCATCGCGGCGATCAGCCTGACGCGGCGCGAGCGCACGGCGAACGCCGCGCCTGCATGCGACGCGCTCGGAAGCGGCTCGATCTGCGATCCCACGCCGCGACAGTAGCCGGTGCGAGCCCCGTTGACAACAGAAGACGGAGACGTTTATAGTTTTTGGTGCGTGGACGGCACGGGGCCGCGCAAATACGATGGAGACGGCGCGCCGACGCGCTGTCGCAGCCGACATGGCGTTCGCCGCGGCGGAGCCGTGCAGGCGGGCAGAAGCTCGACGGTTCTCGTTCGAGCCCATGTCCGCCCGCAGGGTTCCCTCCCCCGGGAACACCCCGGCGCGAGGCAACGTGCCAGCCTCGCGCTCGACGCGGCCGGGGCGTGCGGATGGGATCCGCCCCGGCCGCGTCACCCTTTCGGGCACGCGCCGGGCGACGCTCTGCTCGCCAGCTGCCGCACGCGCCGGTCGCCGCACGCGCGGCGGGGCTCGGCGGGGCGGAGAGGGGCAGGACGGAGGACGGTGCGCGCGACCCGCACCGTCGTCTCCGTCTCAGCAGCTCCTCAGACTTGCGCCACCGCCCGGGCGGGGCGGGGATCGCCGATCGCCCGCTCGCCGATCTGGCTGTGCAGGTCCGTCCGGCGCAGCATCCCGATCAACCGGCCTTCGTCGGTCACCGGGGCGCTGTCGAGGTCACCCTCGATCATCGTCGTCCATGCGTCGTAGATCGGCGCATTCGCGTCCACCACGGACACGTGGTCAGCCAGCAGTCCGATGCGTATCGAGTCCGGATCACGCCGTTCGGCGACGATGCGGACGACATCACGCTCGAACAGCATGCCGACGACGTTGCGGTCATCGCCGCAGATCGGGAGTGCAGCAACCCCGAACTCGGCGAGCTTTCTCGCGCCTTCGAGCACTGTCTCGTACTCGCTGACGCACTCACCGATACCGGTGACGAACTCCCGTGCCGTCTTGCACATCTGCTCCTCCTGTGTTGCGCCCCCCCATTGCACTTTCACGAGCTCGGCGATGGGCACAGCACGGCTCGCGCGAAGGTCCCCTGCTTCGCACGGGTGCCACACCGCCAATGGCGGAATGGTTGGTAGACGCGACCTCCTCAGGATTCGACGCGGATGGGATCCGTTCAGCTTCCCAGCCCGCACGCCGCCGTTCAAGTGGCAACCGTCGCGAACGACGTTGACGGCGACCGTCTCAGCCGCTATTCGGGCTGCTTGCTGAAGATCTGGACCTCGGAGATCGCTCCGTGGTCCGCACCGGCCGGCAGGCCCGTGACCCACAGCAGGACATAGCGGTACTCGGCGCCGGTCGACAGCTCGATCGTCGATCTGCCCGCGAGCGTCTTGTCAGCGACATGCGCCCAGCCCGACGAGGTGATCGAGCGCGGCGGGCCGTTTCTGGCCGCGTAGACCTCGACGCTCACGCCGGGCGTCGGAGAGGTCACGACGAGCTTGGTCAGTCTCTCGGCCGACGCGAGGTCGACGTAGACGCCGAGCTGCGGGTTCGTCGCCGGGTCGTCGTATCTCGGCGTCTTCCACGCCGTCGAGGACGAGCCATCGACGACGGCGCCGGCGTCGCCGAGATCCTCGCCCGTGGCCGACGGCGGGTAGACGACCGCGACCGCGCCGAGCGCGATGTTCGTCTCGACCAGTCTCGGCTTCGGCTGTCTCGTTCTTCTGTCTCTGTTCGACGGCTCGTCGGTGACGCTGCCGTCGCCGTTGTCGACCTCGCCGGCGTTGTCGTCGGGCGGCGGCGGGTTCGGCGTCGAGGTGTCGACGTCGTCGGTCACGTCCGGCACGTCGTTCGACGGCGGCGTGCCGCCTCCGCTGCCGCCGCTCGTGTCAGGCAGTCTCGGCGTCTCTCTGCCGGCTGGCGGCGCGACGGGAGTCTCGGTGACCGGCGGCGTCGCCGTCTCGGGCACCGCCGGGGTCGTCGCGGCGGGCGGCGGCTGCTGCGCGACCGTCGTCGCCGGCGGCGGCGGCTTCTTGCCGTCCTGCAGCAGCGTGTAGCCGCCGGCGGACGCGGCGCCGACGAGCACCGTCAGCGTGGTCGCGATCCCGACGGCGGGGCGCAGGCCCGACCGCTTCGACCGCTGCGGCAGCTCGGCGCCGCATTCCAGGCACCAGCGCTGGTCGGACTGAGCGGGGGCAGAGCAGCTGGGGCAGGCGCGCTCGTGCGACGAGGACTCCATCGCCCACACGGTACCCGATCGCCGACACGGCCTCGCCGGCAGCGGCGGGGCGCGCCCGCGGTCGCGCGCCCTGTGCGCCGAGGGCGCCCGCGGCGGTCGCGCGCCCTCGGCGCACGCGCGCCCGAGCGCGCGATAAGCTCCTGCACGTGCTCACCTTTGCGATCTCCATTGCCGCCGAGTTCACGATCGGCCTGCTCATCACGTTCCTCGGGATCGGCGTCGTCGCCAACGTCCTGATCGGCTACGCGCTCGTGCTGACCGCGGGCGAGCGTGCGCAGAACGCCGAAGTGCGCAACGGGCGCCTCGACAGCTGACGCTGCGGCCCGACGCTGGGCCGCGTTGACGCCAGGCCAGCTCGACGCCGAGCGGCCGAGCCCCGCTCAGAAGGGCAGCGAGCCGGCGACGTCAGCGAGCCGCGGCGCTTGCGCATCGCGCTCGGAGACGACCGGCTCCACGTCACTCGGCCAGACGATCCCGACGGCCGGGTCGTCGTATGCGATCCCCGCCTCGGTCGCCGGGTCGTAGTAGCTCGAGCACTTGTACACGACGTCGGCGACCTCGCTGGTCACGCAGAAGCCGTGCGCGAAGCCGATTGGCACGAACAGCTGCCGCATCGACTCGTCGTCGAGCTCGAACGCCTCCCACTCGCCGAACGTCGACGACGCTCTGCGCAGGTCGACGACGACGTCGACGATCGCTCCGCGCGCGCAGCGCACGAGCTTCGCCTGGCCGGGAGTCATCTGGAAGTGCATCCCGCGCAGCGTGCCGCGCCGTGAGCGCGAGTGGTTGTCCTGCGCGAACGCGACATCGACGCCGGCGGCACTCCAGGCGTCCTCGCGAAACGTCTCGGCGAAGAAGCCGCGATGGTCGCCGAACACCTGCGGCTCGAGCAGCACAGGTCCGGAGATCCTGGTCGGAATGACGCGCATCGGCCGGGCAGCTTAGTCGCTCGCCGACACTGATGTGCAGGAGAGCCCCGGGGTGCGTCGAAACCTTCGCTGCCTATGAAGCGAGCCACCGCAACGACTCCCACTGCGCCGCCGCCGCCGCACGGCCATCAGGCGCTCTCCGATTACATCACCGCCCGTTTCGACGAGTTCTCGCGCTCCCAGAAGGACGTCGCGCAGTACATCGTCGACCACCTCGACGAGGCCGCCTTCCAGACGGCCGAGGAGCTGGCCCGGCGCGCGTCCACGTCGTCGAGCACGGTCGTCCGCTTCTCGCAGGCGCTCGGCTTCGAGGGCTTCCCCGAGCTGCAGCAGGCGGCGCGCGACGAGTACCGGCGGCGGCCTGCCGGCGGCGCCGACGCGGCGCCGAACGCGGTCGCTGCGGCGCCGCTGTTCTCGCTCGACCAGACCGAGTACGAAACGGCGCTGGCGACCGACCACGTCAACGTCGAGGAGACCGCGCGCAAGCTCTCGCGCAGCGACGTCGAGGCGGCGATCGAGGCGATCGCCACCGCGGACAAGGTGCTGATCGCCGGCACCGACCAGATGGCGTTCTTCGCCAGCTACCTGCGCCACCTGCTGTCGCTGCTCGACATCCGTGCGGAGGTCGTCGCGAGCCCGTCGCAGGAAGCGCTCGGACGGCTGTCGCGGATCGACGAGTCGACGCTCGTGATCGGCCTCTCCGCGGGGCGGCCGCATCCGCTGATCGCCCGCACGATGAAGCTCGCGCGCCATCGCAGATCGCCCACGATCGCGATCACCGACGCGACCCTCTCCGAGGTCGCGCGACTCGCCCGCACGCGGCTCTACTACTCCTCCAACAGCCCTGCCTACGTGCGTTCGCACACGGCGCTGCTGTCGTTGATCCAGGCGCTGGCGTACGGCGTCTACTCGCGCGATGCGCAGCAGTACGACATGCGCATCAAGGCGTACCGCCTCAAGTAGCCCGCCGCGCCGCCGCGCTCACCGCTCGGCGACGTAGAGCCCTTGGAGCGCGCGGCCGAGCCGGCCGCGCGAGTCGAACAGGACGCTCTCGCTGAGTCCCGCGCCCGCCTCGCCGAGGCGCGTCGAGGCGTCGAGGCCGACCCACTCGCCCTCCGGCAGCCGCTCGACGTAGACGGTCAGGTCGGGGTTGATGAAGAGGTGCGTCGTCCACGGCACGGCCGAGCTGATGCCGTTGCCGAAGTCCGCCGCGGCGGCGACCCGCTGGAGCGGCGTCGGCTGCTCGCCGGCGACCAGCGGCGCACGCAGGCGGAACCACGCCGTCGCGGGACCGACCGCGTCGAACTGCCCGCGCGAAAAGCGGATCTCCATCCCTTCGCGCGCGAACATCGCCGGCCCCTCGCGGAACGTCTCCATCACGACCGGCTCGCTCTCCTGCGGCGGCAGGGGAGAGGCGATCCCCGGCTCGAACGCGGGCGCGGCGACCTCCGCGCGGCGGACGCGCAGCGCGACCGCGCGGCAGACGACCTCCTCGCCGGCGCTCAGCTGCGCCTCGACGAGCTGCACGCGCCCGCCACGGCGCGCGATGCGGGTCGCGACGGTCAAGGGCGTCAGCGGGACAGGCCGTATGAACTCGTAGGTCAGCCGCACGACGGCCATCGGGACGTCGCTCTCGACGCGTTCGAGCGCGCCGGCGAGCAGGCCCGCGGGCGCGCCGCCGTGCTGGGCGCCGGGATCCCACGGGCCGCG encodes:
- a CDS encoding TetR/AcrR family transcriptional regulator, yielding MPAASDRSPQRLPRGRHGLPRRFVVHNQRERMLLAVAEAVAEQGYATTTVADIIARARLSRRTFYEHFTDKEECFLAAYDTVVEQMLAGVGHAYEHAGDDWTHRVHDGLEAFVNYLVAEPAFARMCIVEVVAAGTEARGRRDAAMRVFVDFLQPGREQAPRGVVVPELAADIVVGGIYEIIYTRLLRDSAEELIEMLPQLVYCALVPFVGHRAAERAVRENEARKESERAAEHDESDG
- a CDS encoding SDR family oxidoreductase; the encoded protein is MARADDVTVLTGATGFVGSLVLERLLARGAPVAALVRADDDAGARRRLEQLALRTWGDADVVADVEVLAADVERARLGLAPEAYDALAARAGAVVHCAASVRFDLALDNAHAINVDGTERMVELAEHARTRGAAGRFVHVSTAYVHGRARGLAREAGPVEEPAFRNTYERTKHRAERVVERLEGAAIVRPSIVVGDSRTGWTSSFNVVYVPLRALVTGVLEVVPAPADAILDLVPVDHVVDAVCGLLDDPSIAGVVQAVSGRLAPTMEEFARLAYAHAGRPMTPCVPAAAEQIGIYAPYVDVWARFEFARAAGLGVRPVPIEQLVPLLLDHAAAAAWGRRHVLRPSPLLSSTAV
- a CDS encoding CBS domain-containing protein → MCKTAREFVTGIGECVSEYETVLEGARKLAEFGVAALPICGDDRNVVGMLFERDVVRIVAERRDPDSIRIGLLADHVSVVDANAPIYDAWTTMIEGDLDSAPVTDEGRLIGMLRRTDLHSQIGERAIGDPRPARAVAQV
- a CDS encoding TetR/AcrR family transcriptional regulator → MGSQIEPLPSASHAGAAFAVRSRRVRLIAAMAEVVSEEGYRATSVSKVVAAAGVSRNSFYEHFANKEDCFLAAYDATVEQVMARVREATASATSRQAALEAGFAAFLGFAAAEPELAWLCVVEVLAAGPRALARRDAAMRSFGSVLEGGHGDADGGTDVPPVLTEVLVGGIYEVIYARILNRETATLPSLLPDVLYVWLAPFVGAVRAGAVRVETARTLGIETDPLLKVAPEQGRSDGDKDVF
- a CDS encoding thioesterase family protein — encoded protein: MTTPEAVFIPDGPGRFQPTELSRGPWDPGAQHGGAPAGLLAGALERVESDVPMAVVRLTYEFIRPVPLTPLTVATRIARRGGRVQLVEAQLSAGEEVVCRAVALRVRRAEVAAPAFEPGIASPLPPQESEPVVMETFREGPAMFAREGMEIRFSRGQFDAVGPATAWFRLRAPLVAGEQPTPLQRVAAAADFGNGISSAVPWTTHLFINPDLTVYVERLPEGEWVGLDASTRLGEAGAGLSESVLFDSRGRLGRALQGLYVAER
- a CDS encoding FAD-binding oxidoreductase, translating into MAAMKWWGWGLEGVEFTHADKPELAPFIEQRIGLDVARPIAPPARFDDLDVPAPTLPHGLRAALESAVGAEHVSVDPLDRVVHARGKSIRDLVRQRRGDLPRVPDAVVRPAGEDEVTAVLRAALDADAVVIPFGGGTSISGSLEAPADERRPVLSVDLGRLDKVLEIDEHSRLARVQAGVFGPHLEEQLRARGYTFGHFPDSFTHSTLGGWIATRSSGMQSDRYGDVADLTRGLRVVTPAGTLVTQPVPATSTGPSVREMVLGSEGRLGIVTEATVQVRRLPQERRILGYLFPTFGAGLAAMREIAASECSVSVTRVSDAPETQFSFATRKRSTPVDKLKSKALTTFLTRRLGFRLDEMCLSFIGYEGSTGHVAEQRRAVGRIVKRHGGLCIGSSPGALYDQKKFDTPYIRDFLLDRGVAADVSETAMPWSRLTPVYDAVTAAGHAAFARLGVRGYLMCHLSHSYHGGACLYFTFAFEPAPGSDMLAEYDVVKTAIQQAFVDNGATLSHHHAVGTEHARWLEQDLSAPGVAMIEALFAGTDPGRNLNPGKIV
- the rfbC gene encoding dTDP-4-dehydrorhamnose 3,5-epimerase, translated to MRVIPTRISGPVLLEPQVFGDHRGFFAETFREDAWSAAGVDVAFAQDNHSRSRRGTLRGMHFQMTPGQAKLVRCARGAIVDVVVDLRRASSTFGEWEAFELDDESMRQLFVPIGFAHGFCVTSEVADVVYKCSSYYDPATEAGIAYDDPAVGIVWPSDVEPVVSERDAQAPRLADVAGSLPF
- a CDS encoding MurR/RpiR family transcriptional regulator, which gives rise to MKRATATTPTAPPPPHGHQALSDYITARFDEFSRSQKDVAQYIVDHLDEAAFQTAEELARRASTSSSTVVRFSQALGFEGFPELQQAARDEYRRRPAGGADAAPNAVAAAPLFSLDQTEYETALATDHVNVEETARKLSRSDVEAAIEAIATADKVLIAGTDQMAFFASYLRHLLSLLDIRAEVVASPSQEALGRLSRIDESTLVIGLSAGRPHPLIARTMKLARHRRSPTIAITDATLSEVARLARTRLYYSSNSPAYVRSHTALLSLIQALAYGVYSRDAQQYDMRIKAYRLK
- a CDS encoding lysophospholipid acyltransferase family protein, coding for MAGASSDRADLDQPWARALPARAARELIVCGLFNAIIRAYARTEVTGREQLRRLDGPAIFVANHCSHADTPVLLRALPRRLRRRTAVAAAADYFYTGRLLASAVSLAFCTVPLERRAGGRGIGSTAALEPLIDARWSLVVFAEGTRSRDGRVGPLLAGAAALAVEHGLPLVPVHIAGTHAAMPAGRRWMTRPAGRRLARHALRVSFGGPLRVAPGEDRFEVMERVRLFMEECGAQTTPDPKLAARRAAAAAAAETARVAQGRSA
- a CDS encoding NAD-dependent epimerase/dehydratase family protein, translating into MARIFLTGGGGYIGGALASALRARGDEVVGLARSDAAARALAARDVEVVRGDVLDAAALARGMADCELAYHVAGVNSHCPKDPARLTRVNVVGTETVVRAAARAGIRRVVFTSSAASVGEAQGTVGTEESPHRGSYLSLYDRSKHDAERVAFAVGAETGVEVLALNPSSVQGPPRKGGNGAIIIAYLNGRLRAFVETHVSVVDVQDVVAAHLLAAAGGSAGERYILNGATLPSAEALALVSELAGIEDRVPMVPPWLARGAATLVESTLRLRGRTSPICRARVDTILHGHRYDGSRAERELGLRYTPVAETFRRTIAWAVEEGLVTRPLPGVHPAGSPPWATRP